One Candidatus Sulfurimonas baltica DNA segment encodes these proteins:
- the tatB gene encoding Sec-independent protein translocase protein TatB produces the protein MFGMGFTEIMIIAVIAILFLGPDKLPSAMVEIAKFLRSAKNTIGSMKESLEEELHVKEMKEEALSYKKELLDASNKVKSATDIKSMAAKLTTLDDDDSHSDDGFFDKPKDTTQATQNKPEEVTLVKKKKSDTIKEDTDV, from the coding sequence ATGTTTGGTATGGGTTTTACAGAGATAATGATTATTGCTGTTATCGCCATCTTGTTTCTTGGTCCGGATAAGCTACCAAGTGCTATGGTTGAGATAGCAAAATTTTTAAGAAGTGCTAAAAATACTATTGGCTCAATGAAAGAGTCTCTAGAAGAAGAGTTGCATGTTAAAGAGATGAAAGAAGAAGCTCTTTCATATAAAAAAGAGTTGCTTGATGCAAGCAACAAAGTAAAAAGTGCAACCGACATTAAAAGTATGGCTGCAAAATTAACAACACTAGATGATGATGATTCACATTCGGATGATGGCTTCTTTGATAAACCAAAAGATACTACTCAAGCAACGCAAAATAAACCAGAAGAAGTAACTCTTGTAAAGAAAAAAAAGAGTGACACCATAAAAGAAGATACAGATGTTTGA
- the hemW gene encoding radical SAM family heme chaperone HemW: MLLYIHIPFCDSKCSYCAFNSYVDKFHLKQQYMKALSVQLDYELKRFNVQEKEIESVFIGGGTPSTIEPSLYKNIFKVINPYLKPDIEITSEANPNSATPEWLKGMYDLGINRLSFGVQSFNKDKLKLLNRAHTKTQAIEAVKNAKDIGFKNISLDLIYATLGDTKELLSNDIKTAFSLPINHLSAYALTIEEGTPFELKPHMSKETIKLTKWLFKELQDSGLKQYEISNFGSYASSHNLGYWKYKDYIGLGSGAVGKLDLQRFYPTCDLENYIINPLDIKIEILTPEDKKIEQIFLGLRSCIGVNENILNKNELAKANLLLNEEKLTFKNGTFYNIDYLLADEITLFIS; this comes from the coding sequence ATGCTACTCTATATTCACATTCCATTTTGTGATTCAAAATGTTCTTATTGTGCATTTAACTCATATGTTGACAAGTTTCATCTCAAACAACAGTACATGAAAGCCCTCTCTGTTCAGCTAGATTATGAACTAAAAAGGTTTAATGTCCAAGAAAAAGAGATAGAGTCTGTTTTTATAGGTGGCGGTACACCATCAACTATAGAGCCTAGCTTATATAAGAATATTTTTAAAGTTATAAACCCATATTTAAAACCTGACATAGAAATAACCTCCGAAGCCAATCCTAACAGTGCAACACCGGAGTGGCTAAAAGGGATGTACGACCTTGGCATAAACCGCTTAAGCTTTGGTGTGCAGAGTTTTAACAAAGATAAACTCAAACTTCTTAATCGTGCCCATACAAAGACCCAAGCTATAGAAGCAGTTAAAAATGCCAAAGATATCGGTTTTAAAAACATTTCTCTGGATTTAATATATGCAACCCTTGGCGATACGAAAGAGCTATTGTCAAACGATATAAAAACTGCTTTTTCTTTACCAATAAACCACTTAAGCGCTTATGCTTTAACAATAGAAGAGGGAACTCCTTTTGAGTTAAAACCTCACATGTCAAAAGAGACTATTAAACTTACAAAATGGCTTTTTAAAGAGTTGCAAGATAGCGGCTTAAAGCAATACGAGATAAGTAATTTTGGCTCATACGCAAGTTCCCATAACCTCGGCTACTGGAAATATAAAGACTATATAGGATTAGGAAGCGGCGCCGTTGGAAAGCTTGATTTGCAAAGATTTTATCCTACTTGTGATTTAGAGAATTACATTATAAATCCACTTGATATAAAAATAGAAATATTAACTCCCGAAGACAAAAAAATTGAACAAATATTTTTAGGACTTCGCTCTTGCATTGGTGTTAATGAAAATATTTTAAATAAAAATGAGCTAGCAAAAGCGAATCTTTTACTCAATGAGGAGAAGTTAACTTTTAAAAATGGCACTTTTTACAACATAGATTATCTTTTAGCTGATGAGATTACACTGTTTATATCGTAA
- the tatC gene encoding twin-arginine translocase subunit TatC, with the protein MFDEIKPHLVELRKRLGISVASLIVMFFVMFYFHEPILNWMVEPLNNALIEVGKKSIADAASGVNYAVDGKVTTSQIGGAFFVALKVSFFAAIVGALPIILAQIWMFIAPALYANEKKMIIPFILGGTIMFALGVLFAYYVVTPFGFDFLITFGSFKFTPLINIEDYVGFFTKIMFGFGIAFELPIFAYFLALLGMIDDRMMRDFFKYAVVIIFIVAAMLTPPDVLTQLLMAGPLVILYGFSILIVRVVNPAPPLEEEDENEEEVDLFDELKAINKDLD; encoded by the coding sequence ATGTTTGATGAAATAAAGCCCCACTTAGTTGAGCTAAGAAAAAGACTAGGCATATCAGTTGCTAGCCTTATTGTTATGTTTTTTGTTATGTTTTACTTTCATGAACCAATCTTAAACTGGATGGTTGAACCACTAAACAATGCGCTAATAGAAGTTGGTAAAAAATCTATAGCGGATGCTGCTAGCGGTGTCAACTACGCAGTAGATGGCAAGGTAACAACCAGTCAAATTGGCGGTGCTTTTTTCGTTGCGCTAAAAGTTTCTTTCTTTGCTGCTATTGTAGGTGCTTTGCCAATCATTCTAGCTCAAATCTGGATGTTTATTGCTCCTGCTCTGTATGCTAATGAAAAAAAGATGATTATCCCTTTTATTCTAGGTGGAACAATCATGTTTGCTCTAGGAGTTTTATTTGCATACTATGTTGTTACACCTTTTGGCTTTGATTTTTTAATTACCTTTGGTAGTTTCAAGTTTACTCCACTTATTAATATAGAAGATTATGTTGGTTTTTTCACAAAAATTATGTTTGGTTTTGGAATAGCTTTTGAACTCCCTATTTTTGCATATTTTCTAGCTTTACTAGGTATGATCGATGATAGAATGATGAGAGATTTTTTCAAATACGCAGTAGTTATCATATTTATTGTTGCAGCGATGCTAACACCTCCTGATGTACTAACGCAGCTACTAATGGCTGGACCGCTTGTGATTCTTTACGGTTTTTCTATTCTTATTGTTAGAGTAGTAAACCCTGCCCCGCCTCTTGAAGAAGAGGATGAGAATGAAGAAGAAGTAGACTTATTTGATGAGCTTAAAGCAATAAACAAAGATTTAGACTAA